One window of Verrucomicrobiota bacterium genomic DNA carries:
- a CDS encoding NADH-quinone oxidoreductase subunit M, giving the protein MNFLVHLTYLAPLLGGLIILAGAPPRRTALGVGILAAVAATILFLGYDYHRGGYQFLSSLSLVPAWDLKILAGVDGLNATILFLTSIVGFAAVWMSPALAEGQRPYMACVLFIAAGAAGAFASLDLFFFYAFHELALIPTFLMIGIWGSGSRQAAAWKITLYLSTGSIILLVGLIGLYLLPAPDQRTFDIPKLQHLAATGVFDGPGSRTVYLLLLVGFGILVSLFPFHTWAPPAYASAPVPVAMLHAGVLKKFGLYGLLRLALPLMPHAAQHWTWLLLILLAGNLLFVGLATIAQKQLDLTLGYSSVMHIGYIFLGLASFNLIGVTGATLLMLAHGLSIAALFALSGELRKQTGTLEYRNLGGLARNMPVLTVLFGFCVFALISLPGFANFASELLVLFGAFRNSTPGAALNRFQIVGVIGLWGVVISAVFMLRAYRAIFFGDRPSRWQNLKDTPLSVTWPVGVLVAALLFFGFAPQTVVQAVEPALRLFVK; this is encoded by the coding sequence ATGAACTTTCTCGTCCACCTCACCTACCTTGCGCCGCTGCTGGGCGGGCTTATCATCCTTGCCGGGGCGCCGCCGCGCCGGACGGCTCTCGGAGTCGGCATCCTGGCTGCCGTGGCGGCCACCATCCTTTTCCTGGGGTACGACTATCACCGGGGTGGCTATCAGTTTCTCTCCAGCTTGAGCTTAGTACCGGCGTGGGATCTGAAAATTCTGGCCGGCGTGGACGGTTTGAACGCCACGATCCTGTTCCTGACCTCCATCGTCGGCTTCGCCGCCGTCTGGATGTCCCCCGCCCTGGCCGAGGGACAACGCCCCTACATGGCCTGCGTCCTGTTCATCGCTGCCGGTGCAGCCGGCGCGTTCGCCTCGCTCGATCTGTTCTTCTTCTATGCGTTTCATGAGTTGGCGTTGATCCCGACCTTTTTGATGATCGGCATCTGGGGGTCCGGCAGCCGGCAGGCCGCCGCCTGGAAGATCACGCTTTACCTTTCCACCGGCAGCATCATCCTCCTGGTGGGCCTCATCGGCCTTTACCTGCTGCCGGCTCCGGATCAGCGCACCTTCGACATCCCCAAACTCCAGCATCTCGCCGCTACGGGCGTCTTCGACGGCCCAGGCTCGCGCACCGTTTACCTTCTGTTGCTGGTCGGCTTCGGCATCCTGGTCTCGCTCTTTCCATTTCATACCTGGGCGCCCCCGGCGTATGCCTCCGCGCCGGTACCCGTGGCGATGCTGCATGCCGGCGTACTGAAGAAATTCGGGTTGTACGGCCTGTTGCGTCTGGCCCTGCCCTTGATGCCCCATGCCGCCCAGCATTGGACCTGGCTGCTCCTCATCCTTTTGGCCGGTAACCTCCTCTTTGTGGGTTTGGCGACGATTGCCCAGAAACAACTCGATCTGACCCTCGGCTACTCGAGCGTCATGCACATCGGCTACATCTTTCTCGGCTTGGCGAGTTTTAACCTCATCGGCGTGACCGGCGCGACCTTGCTCATGCTCGCGCACGGCCTTTCGATTGCGGCCCTGTTCGCCCTCAGCGGCGAATTGCGCAAACAGACCGGGACGCTCGAATACCGCAACCTGGGCGGCTTGGCCCGAAACATGCCGGTGCTCACGGTGCTTTTCGGCTTTTGCGTATTCGCCCTCATCAGTCTACCGGGATTCGCTAACTTCGCCTCCGAACTACTGGTGTTGTTCGGCGCCTTCAGGAACTCCACCCCCGGCGCCGCCCTCAACCGGTTCCAGATCGTCGGCGTCATCGGACTCTGGGGCGTCGTGATCTCGGCCGTTTTCATGCTGCGCGCGTACCGGGCGATCTTTTTCGGGGATCGTCCCTCCCGCTGGCAGAACCTCAAAGACACGCCATTGTCAGTCACCTGGCCGGTCGGGGTGCTCGTCGCGGCCCTGCTCTTTTTCGGGTTCGCCCCCCAAACGGTCGTGCAGGCCGTTGAACCGGCCCTCCGGCTCTTCGTGAAATAA
- a CDS encoding NADH-quinone oxidoreductase subunit N yields MPSYLVELLVLVLGLALLLAESFFPAGQRRDVLAGVGIIGLAVVFLLLQFVPFSPSGSPSYVSDAPALFFKKFAVLTTIVVLIMALDYSETIRRFIHAATPQAGLGEYYSLPILTCAGMMWMASAADFILIFVSLELVTISFYILVAYMRRNAASLEAGVKYLILGALSTGFMIYGITWIYGITRQTNLGAIQQVLPSIAPVNQPGLLFGALLVLVGLGFKIAAAPFQFWVPDVYQGAPTPTTAFLSVGSKAVGFIVLLRVVQSLQSLPFVANKVVLALVLLAAATLVYGNMAALPQTNFKRLLAYSSIGHAGYLLMAVASVGVQDAGRAVVVYLAAYLLMTLLSFLVLINVANHSAGDDIAHFNGLARRSPFLAFSLLVAMMSLAGVPLTAGFLGKFMVFKVAFESRQFVLLVLAVITVGCGFYYYLKVVRAMYWQASSTGDASIINLTPLSTATMAVLLVLIFALGIFPQLALGLLR; encoded by the coding sequence ATGCCCTCTTACCTCGTCGAACTCCTGGTTCTCGTGCTCGGCCTGGCGCTGTTGCTGGCCGAGTCGTTCTTCCCGGCCGGACAGCGGCGCGATGTGCTCGCCGGCGTCGGCATAATCGGGCTGGCTGTCGTTTTCCTCCTGCTTCAGTTCGTGCCGTTCAGCCCTTCGGGCAGCCCCTCCTATGTCTCTGATGCGCCGGCGCTTTTCTTCAAGAAGTTCGCCGTTCTGACCACGATCGTCGTTCTGATCATGGCCTTGGATTACTCCGAAACCATCCGGCGCTTTATCCATGCCGCCACGCCGCAAGCGGGCCTGGGCGAGTACTATTCGTTACCCATCCTGACCTGTGCCGGGATGATGTGGATGGCGTCGGCCGCTGATTTCATTCTTATTTTCGTGTCGCTCGAACTGGTCACCATCTCCTTCTACATCCTAGTGGCGTACATGCGGCGCAACGCCGCCTCCCTCGAAGCCGGGGTCAAATACCTCATTCTGGGCGCCCTCTCGACCGGCTTCATGATTTACGGCATCACCTGGATCTACGGTATCACCCGCCAGACCAACCTCGGAGCGATCCAGCAGGTCCTGCCGAGCATCGCTCCGGTTAACCAGCCGGGATTGCTTTTCGGTGCGCTGCTGGTCCTGGTCGGGCTTGGCTTCAAAATCGCCGCGGCTCCGTTTCAGTTCTGGGTGCCCGACGTTTACCAAGGGGCGCCGACGCCGACCACGGCATTCCTTTCCGTCGGTTCGAAGGCGGTCGGGTTCATCGTCCTGCTGCGCGTCGTGCAATCGCTGCAGTCGCTGCCTTTCGTGGCGAACAAGGTCGTCCTGGCATTGGTGCTGCTGGCCGCCGCAACGCTGGTCTACGGTAACATGGCCGCCCTGCCGCAGACCAACTTCAAGCGGCTGCTCGCTTACTCCAGCATCGGGCACGCCGGTTATCTGCTCATGGCCGTCGCCAGCGTCGGCGTGCAGGATGCCGGCCGGGCGGTGGTCGTCTACCTGGCGGCTTACCTGCTGATGACGCTGCTCTCTTTTCTTGTGCTGATCAATGTGGCCAACCATTCCGCCGGTGATGACATCGCGCATTTCAATGGCTTGGCGCGGCGCTCACCGTTTCTCGCCTTCAGTCTGCTGGTTGCAATGATGTCGCTGGCCGGGGTGCCGCTGACGGCGGGTTTCCTGGGCAAATTCATGGTTTTCAAGGTCGCCTTCGAATCCCGGCAGTTCGTGTTGCTCGTTCTCGCCGTCATCACCGTCGGGTGCGGCTTTTACTATTACCTTAAAGTGGTGCGGGCCATGTATTGGCAGGCGTCATCAACCGGGGACGCGTCAATTATCAACCTGACCCCGTTGTCCACGGCCACCATGGCGGTGCTGCTGGTGCTGATCTTTGCCCTCGGCATCTTCCCGCAACTCGCCCTCGGACTCCTGCGGTAA
- a CDS encoding peptidyl-prolyl cis-trans isomerase, whose product MLETIRKRQRALLTIITVVVIVAFAWFYNPATFRRGGMGMTGQLGKVNGHVVTIEEVQKLERDLNVAMQLGLYDLPSQLATDGRSRDEQVVSYVWNLFILRDAAARLALDPTPDQVKDAEKKLAAFQTNGQFDGSKYQKLVETLRGGGLSAADIDTVVTDNLRLQNLNSLLRPVAQLPEAMFKREYEFANLKMHIAVIAFKRADFEKGIQITDAEIKKYYDDQKDHLQSPEKRKIALVSFTLKDDQKNLTGDKRNEAIRPLAEQVEAFAQPLLDKPSEFEKVAQQKEVPVLTTGLFTENQPDPLISADPAITREAFNLTKENPVSDVIQGENGFYIIKLVQIEPSHPLTLEQAKDQIVSALKQEKTTAAIDAKAKEVEHKIADDTKGGLDFVQAAEKAGYKPELPPPFALSEANASDPVAHALVANRVELEPGETSRLLQDADGAMLVHLVGRDPLDPARYEEEKKQKYPLLDERFASGITREWLRVEQQKAGRPPI is encoded by the coding sequence ATGTTGGAAACGATTCGCAAACGCCAACGCGCGCTCCTTACCATCATCACCGTCGTCGTGATTGTCGCCTTCGCCTGGTTTTACAATCCGGCCACGTTCCGGCGTGGCGGGATGGGCATGACGGGCCAACTCGGCAAAGTCAATGGGCACGTGGTAACCATCGAGGAAGTCCAGAAACTCGAGCGCGACCTCAACGTGGCCATGCAGCTGGGTCTATACGATTTGCCCAGCCAGCTCGCCACCGACGGCCGGAGCCGGGATGAACAGGTGGTGAGTTACGTTTGGAATCTCTTCATCCTGAGGGATGCCGCGGCTCGCCTCGCCCTGGACCCGACCCCGGACCAGGTCAAGGATGCCGAGAAAAAGCTGGCTGCCTTCCAGACCAACGGCCAGTTCGACGGCAGCAAATACCAAAAGCTCGTCGAGACCCTGAGGGGGGGCGGGCTGAGCGCGGCCGATATCGACACGGTGGTGACCGACAATCTCCGGCTGCAGAATCTGAACAGCCTGCTGCGTCCTGTTGCTCAACTCCCGGAGGCAATGTTCAAACGCGAATACGAATTCGCGAACCTGAAGATGCACATCGCGGTCATCGCGTTTAAGCGCGCTGATTTCGAAAAAGGTATTCAGATTACCGACGCCGAGATTAAAAAGTATTACGACGACCAGAAAGATCATTTGCAATCCCCGGAGAAGCGCAAGATCGCGCTGGTCTCTTTCACGCTGAAGGACGACCAGAAGAATCTGACCGGCGACAAGCGCAACGAAGCGATCAGACCTTTGGCGGAACAGGTCGAGGCGTTCGCTCAACCTCTCCTCGATAAGCCCTCGGAATTCGAAAAGGTTGCGCAACAGAAAGAAGTGCCTGTCCTGACGACCGGCTTGTTTACCGAGAACCAGCCCGATCCGCTGATCTCGGCCGACCCGGCCATCACCCGCGAAGCGTTTAATCTTACCAAGGAAAACCCGGTCAGTGATGTCATCCAGGGCGAGAACGGCTTTTATATCATCAAGCTGGTGCAGATTGAGCCCAGCCATCCGCTGACCCTCGAACAGGCCAAAGACCAGATCGTTTCTGCCCTGAAGCAGGAAAAGACGACCGCTGCGATCGACGCAAAAGCCAAAGAGGTAGAGCACAAGATTGCCGACGACACCAAGGGCGGTCTGGATTTCGTTCAGGCCGCTGAAAAGGCCGGCTACAAACCCGAATTGCCGCCGCCCTTTGCCTTGAGCGAAGCAAACGCCAGTGACCCGGTGGCCCACGCCCTGGTTGCTAATCGGGTGGAACTCGAGCCGGGTGAAACGTCCCGGCTGCTTCAGGACGCCGACGGTGCCATGCTGGTTCACCTCGTCGGGCGCGACCCCCTCGATCCCGCCAGGTACGAAGAGGAAAAGAAACAGAAATACCCGCTGCTTGATGAGCGCTTCGCCAGCGGGATCACCCGCGAGTGGTTGAGGGTGGAACAGCAGAAAGCCGGGCGCCCGCCCATCTAG